A window from Synechococcus sp. RSCCF101 encodes these proteins:
- a CDS encoding calcium-binding protein: MGSGGWGGVTLEGGGGDDILMNWAGFRNWNEATPETLFSYDHNMGATPDLMLGGGGDDLIMTGYGSDTVNGGDGNDVIWVEGTGKYTWSDEDDEFIFDQNVLTGGAGSDTFIVSTFAQQMLSYEFDPGGFRSYHEATDWTEETRDWGLQIGSYVPVIGDLVDFVGFSAKKISGYTTPTYGGSGWTPPSLTIDIPAPEKSQIITDFNPLEDVLIVDLVPENDTRLSFEAKDPQQGYGFFVSQRNIATPLLDVTLNLDEVKEQLGNAYGSLSDRDLSEALLNSIQRSYLYLDGANDSVATGAQLDNAVSTDLGWLGHNQMASFGAVGAPLLEMGGLVNINHLTGTNGAELIAGFSTESWRPESPLNHDVSLYGFGGDDILMGGGGNNQLHGGDGNDTAFYNTDLAGNRRAFGITVDMADTTTVSWGNGNSGTYFTVDHGTVADITNAQAFTDQLFDIENITGSMFDDVIRGDDNDNILTSGEGDDILAGRGGADTFVLSGGSNTIEDASGEDSVEILADAYSFSGSQPAFLISEIDRNGDRTITSSGGDLVATLNDQETSSFDPITGIRVIDADGNSLDADLTFDVPVDPPIDPELPGTDPLPGDPITGTDGNDILMGTDAADTFHWSAGNDLVKGFSFEHGDLFHITADTSYAIVQSGSDAQLVTDFGTTTFVGVSADQLVAEQSVVIV; this comes from the coding sequence ATGGGCAGCGGCGGCTGGGGTGGCGTCACCCTGGAAGGAGGAGGGGGTGATGACATTCTGATGAACTGGGCAGGCTTCAGGAACTGGAATGAGGCCACACCCGAAACCCTGTTCAGCTACGACCACAACATGGGGGCCACCCCTGATCTGATGCTGGGAGGAGGGGGTGATGATCTGATCATGACCGGCTACGGCAGTGACACCGTCAATGGCGGCGATGGGAATGATGTGATCTGGGTGGAAGGAACCGGCAAGTACACCTGGTCCGACGAGGACGATGAGTTCATCTTTGACCAGAACGTGTTGACCGGTGGTGCAGGGTCCGACACGTTCATCGTCAGCACGTTCGCTCAGCAGATGCTGAGCTACGAGTTCGACCCGGGAGGGTTCCGCTCCTATCACGAGGCAACAGACTGGACAGAAGAAACCAGAGACTGGGGCCTGCAGATCGGTTCGTATGTCCCTGTGATCGGCGATCTGGTTGATTTCGTGGGGTTCTCCGCCAAGAAGATCTCCGGCTACACGACACCAACGTATGGAGGATCAGGATGGACCCCGCCGTCGCTGACCATCGACATCCCCGCACCGGAGAAGTCGCAGATCATCACCGATTTCAACCCCCTCGAGGACGTGCTGATCGTTGATCTGGTGCCCGAGAACGACACACGCCTCAGCTTCGAGGCCAAGGATCCCCAGCAGGGTTATGGATTCTTCGTCAGCCAGCGCAACATCGCCACACCCCTCCTCGATGTGACCCTCAACCTCGATGAGGTCAAGGAGCAGCTCGGCAATGCCTACGGCTCCCTCAGCGACCGTGACCTGAGCGAGGCCCTGCTCAACTCCATCCAGCGCAGCTACCTCTACCTCGATGGCGCCAACGATTCGGTGGCCACCGGCGCCCAGCTGGACAATGCCGTCTCCACCGACCTGGGCTGGCTCGGCCACAACCAGATGGCGTCCTTTGGGGCGGTGGGGGCTCCCCTGCTGGAGATGGGCGGGCTGGTCAACATCAATCACCTCACCGGCACCAACGGCGCCGAGCTGATTGCCGGCTTCTCCACCGAGTCCTGGCGGCCGGAATCACCCCTCAATCACGACGTGAGCCTCTATGGCTTCGGAGGGGACGACATCCTCATGGGCGGGGGCGGCAACAACCAGCTCCACGGCGGTGACGGCAACGACACCGCCTTCTACAACACCGACCTCGCCGGCAACCGCCGCGCCTTCGGGATCACGGTCGACATGGCCGACACCACCACCGTCAGCTGGGGCAACGGCAACTCGGGCACCTACTTCACCGTCGACCACGGCACCGTGGCCGACATCACCAATGCCCAGGCCTTCACCGACCAGCTGTTCGACATCGAGAACATCACCGGCAGCATGTTCGATGATGTGATCCGCGGTGATGACAACGACAACATCCTCACCAGCGGCGAGGGAGACGACATCCTCGCCGGCCGCGGTGGTGCCGACACCTTCGTGCTCAGCGGCGGCAGCAACACCATCGAGGACGCCAGCGGGGAGGACAGCGTCGAGATCCTCGCCGACGCCTACAGCTTCTCCGGCAGCCAGCCAGCCTTCCTCATCTCCGAGATCGATCGCAACGGCGACCGCACCATCACCTCCAGCGGCGGCGACCTGGTGGCCACGCTCAACGACCAGGAGACCAGCTCCTTCGACCCCATCACCGGCATCCGCGTCATCGATGCCGATGGCAACAGCCTCGATGCCGACCTCACCTTTGATGTGCCCGTCGATCCGCCGATCGATCCCGAACTCCCCGGCACCGATCCGCTGCCCGGTGATCCCATCACCGGCACCGATGGCAACGACATCCTCATGGGCACTGATGCGGCGGACACCTTCCACTGGTCCGCAGGCAACGACCTGGTCAAGGGCTTCTCGTTTGAGCACGGCGACCTGTTCCACATCACCGCCGACACCAGCTACGCCATCGTCCAGTCCGGCTCCGACGCCCAGCTGGTGACCGACTTCGGCACAACCACCTTCGTCGGAGTGTCTGCTGATCAGCTCGTAGCGGAGCAGTCGGTCGTGATCGTCTGA
- a CDS encoding DUF3104 domain-containing protein: MTRLSGHYEYRLSVFLDAERTAVWRQDAASRDPLVPLPTDALRQADPTAFLQVQVGDTVLIDDPEPFTAEWIGLVIHAEGGARGPENNYFQVADVDTGLVKMLSADAVVAVLEQGQQQQR; encoded by the coding sequence GTGACCCGGCTTTCCGGGCATTACGAATACCGGCTGTCAGTCTTCTTGGATGCCGAGCGCACTGCGGTCTGGCGGCAGGATGCAGCTTCCCGTGATCCGCTGGTGCCGTTACCGACCGATGCGCTCAGGCAGGCCGACCCGACGGCGTTTCTCCAGGTGCAGGTCGGGGACACCGTGCTGATCGACGACCCGGAGCCCTTCACTGCCGAATGGATCGGTCTGGTGATCCATGCCGAAGGCGGCGCCCGTGGACCGGAGAACAACTACTTCCAGGTCGCGGACGTGGACACGGGCCTGGTGAAGATGCTCAGCGCTGACGCGGTGGTGGCGGTGTTGGAGCAGGGCCAGCAGCAGCAGCGGTGA
- the istB gene encoding IS21-like element helper ATPase IstB, whose translation MNRSRTTTAPLERPAELAALVADLEAMLTRLRLTAIRDRLDNLREALAWLCGAEVSRKDQSRFEMAMRLARFPCVRTLGGFEFEAQPSIDPAQIRELATCRWIANGDNLVLLGPPGVGKTPLEVALGREAIRLGHSVLFCSAAELIGSLARAQQQGELARQLTYYGKPRLLIIDELGYLPLEHDAAYLFFQLISRRYEQGSVLISSNRAVTEWGEVFGDQVVATAILDRLLHHSHVLTIRGDSYRLREKRRSGLIRSPQATAPSSGANSSASPSPEEKS comes from the coding sequence ATGAACCGCAGCCGCACCACCACCGCACCGCTGGAGAGACCGGCGGAACTGGCCGCCCTGGTGGCTGACCTGGAGGCGATGCTCACCCGCCTGCGGCTCACCGCCATCCGCGACCGCCTCGACAACCTGCGGGAGGCCCTGGCCTGGCTGTGTGGTGCCGAGGTGAGCCGCAAGGACCAGAGCCGGTTCGAGATGGCCATGCGCCTGGCCCGTTTCCCATGCGTCCGGACGCTGGGGGGATTCGAATTCGAGGCCCAGCCCTCGATCGATCCCGCCCAGATCCGGGAGCTGGCCACCTGCCGCTGGATCGCCAACGGCGACAACCTGGTCCTGCTCGGCCCACCCGGGGTGGGGAAGACCCCTCTGGAGGTGGCGCTGGGACGGGAGGCGATCCGTCTGGGCCACAGCGTGCTGTTCTGTTCCGCCGCCGAGCTGATCGGCAGCCTGGCGCGGGCCCAGCAGCAGGGCGAACTGGCGCGGCAGCTCACGTACTACGGCAAGCCGAGGCTGCTGATCATCGACGAGCTGGGCTATCTGCCCCTGGAGCACGACGCCGCTTACCTGTTCTTCCAGCTGATCTCCCGCCGCTATGAGCAGGGCAGCGTGCTGATCAGCTCCAATCGGGCGGTCACGGAGTGGGGAGAGGTGTTCGGTGATCAGGTGGTCGCCACCGCGATCCTCGATCGCTTGCTGCACCACAGCCATGTGCTGACGATCCGGGGCGACAGCTACCGGCTCAGGGAAAAGCGCCGATCGGGCCTGATCCGCTCACCGCAGGCCACCGCCCCCAGCTCCGGAGCCAACAGCAGTGCTTCCCCATCCCCAGAAGAGAAGTCCTGA
- the istA gene encoding IS21 family transposase, which translates to METPQEVERMLQLHARGLSQRTIAHELGCCPRTVRRYLRQGGWQPYGQPRRSRRLDEQIAWLREQFEQHRGNAEVLRQELLRQKGIDVSQRTVERAVAAWRRELRIRQLATVRYETPPGRQLQADFGQCAVSIGGERRRVHLCVLTLGYSRRLVVRPYGHERQANWLQAMEEAFRHWGGIPEQVLVDNARALVRRHDPASGELVFHPTFLAFAEHWGFTPRACRPYRPRTKGKDERGVRYVKGSGLAGHTFRSWGAMEARLAWWMREVADVRRHGTTGERPLERFQRDEASALRPLCGKPSFLAEREQKRVVAKDCCIQLEGNWYSAPQQLIGQRITAQVRHQTVRLLHRGRIVAEHPLQSANHRCRQVIRSHWQGLLPAEQLQQARASLQPAIPDRCQATPAVGPPATRAVRTSSLARSLSDYAAVLTEVEA; encoded by the coding sequence ATGGAAACACCCCAGGAGGTGGAGCGGATGCTGCAGCTCCATGCCCGCGGCCTCAGCCAGCGAACGATCGCCCATGAACTGGGCTGCTGTCCGCGGACCGTTCGCCGCTATCTGCGCCAGGGCGGCTGGCAGCCCTACGGCCAGCCCCGGCGCAGCCGGCGCCTCGATGAGCAGATCGCCTGGCTGCGCGAGCAGTTTGAGCAGCATCGCGGCAATGCCGAGGTGCTCCGCCAGGAACTGCTGCGGCAGAAGGGCATTGATGTGTCCCAGCGCACGGTGGAACGGGCCGTGGCGGCCTGGCGCCGCGAGCTGCGGATCCGTCAGCTGGCCACCGTGCGCTACGAGACGCCACCCGGCCGGCAGCTCCAGGCCGACTTTGGCCAGTGCGCCGTGAGCATTGGTGGGGAGCGCCGTCGGGTGCACCTGTGCGTGCTCACGCTCGGCTACTCGCGCCGTCTGGTGGTGCGGCCGTACGGCCATGAGCGGCAGGCGAACTGGCTGCAGGCGATGGAGGAGGCCTTCCGACACTGGGGCGGCATTCCCGAGCAGGTGCTGGTGGACAACGCCCGCGCCCTGGTCCGCCGGCACGATCCCGCCAGCGGTGAGCTGGTGTTTCATCCCACCTTCCTCGCCTTTGCCGAGCACTGGGGGTTCACGCCCCGTGCCTGCCGCCCCTACCGGCCTCGCACCAAGGGCAAGGACGAGCGAGGGGTGCGCTACGTCAAGGGCAGCGGTCTGGCCGGACACACCTTCCGCAGCTGGGGTGCCATGGAGGCCCGTCTGGCCTGGTGGATGCGCGAGGTGGCGGATGTCCGTCGTCACGGCACCACCGGAGAACGGCCCCTGGAGCGGTTCCAGCGGGACGAGGCCAGTGCCCTGAGGCCGCTGTGCGGCAAGCCCTCGTTCCTGGCTGAGCGGGAACAGAAGCGAGTGGTGGCCAAGGACTGCTGCATTCAGCTGGAGGGGAACTGGTATTCCGCTCCCCAGCAGCTGATCGGCCAGCGGATCACGGCGCAGGTCCGCCATCAGACGGTGCGATTGCTGCACCGGGGCCGGATCGTGGCGGAGCACCCACTCCAGAGCGCGAACCACCGCTGCCGTCAGGTGATCAGAAGCCACTGGCAGGGCCTGCTGCCGGCCGAGCAGCTGCAGCAGGCACGCGCTTCCCTGCAGCCAGCCATCCCCGACAGGTGTCAGGCGACACCCGCTGTTGGTCCTCCGGCGACACGAGCGGTGCGCACCTCCAGCCTGGCCCGATCCCTGAGCGACTACGCCGCCGTGCTGACGGAGGTGGAGGCATGA